TTGGGTCTTTTATGGTAATAATAATTTCATTATTTACAGAATCTAACACTTCAAAACTGCTTAAATCTTCATCCAATACATTGTTTGAACCCGTTGCCTTTTCGAATAAGTTTTTACCATAAGTTTCCTGAATGCGTTTACCTACTTCATTCAATACCTTAACATCTTCATCAGAAAACTTACCATCTCTGTTTGGCGGAATATTCAATAAAAAAGTTGAATTACCTCCTACCGATCTTTCAAAAATATCAAAAACATCATCGACACTTCTAACTTTTTGCTTATCGTCATCTCTGTAAAACCACCCTTCACGAATTGAGGTATTTGTTTCTGCTTGCTGATAGTGCAAATATTTGGCCTCATATAATTTCTCTTTACTGGCAATATCTTCACCAGTAATATCAGCAAAGCTATTCATCTCCTGAGGGTTTTCAGCGTATGGCATTACATTGAATTCACTATCTCTCGTTCCTCCTGCCTCATTACCACACCAACGGATGTCTTGTTTGCCATAAATGACCGCTTTAGGTGCCAAAGTAGTAATAAGTTGTTTCCATGCCATGTAATTATAAGTTTGTCCTCCTTTTCTTTTAGGATGAGCCCCATCAAACCAAACCTCATCAATTGAGCCGTATTCGGTTAACAACTCAAAGAGTTGATTTAAAAAATACTCGTTATAATCGTCAACCTTAAATTTAAAAGTGGTTTTATTTTTAAATGGACGACCTTCAACAGCCCTAGGAATTGTACGTTCTGAATATTCGCTCAAGTTTCCATAAAGTCCGTCTTTATTTTCTATTTGAAATAAATCTGCTGGAGATAAATAGACACCTAATTTTAGCCCATATTTTTTACAAGATGCTGATAACTCTTTTAAAATGTCGCCTTTTCCATTCTTAAAAGGTGTCGACATAATACCATGTTTGGTATAACGACTTTGCCACAAAACGAAACCATCATGGTGTTTAACCGTGATAATAACCATTTTCATTTGAGCAGCCGCCATGGTTTTACACCACTGGTCAGTATTCAATTTTTGGAGATTAAATATTTTTGGATCTTCCATACCATTTCCCCACTCCATCCTTGTAAAGGTGTTTGGTCCAAAATGAATAAAAGCAATAAATTCATTTTTTAAAGCTTCGTATTGATTAGGAGTTGGAATAATATGTGCCGCTTTTAATAGAATAGAATCGTTAGTGTCATCACCATCTATTTTGATGGTGTTGGAAACAGGCATTACCAGTGAATCTATTTCAACTTTATTTTGTGTGCATGATATTAATAATAAAAACATATAAATAAAAAACACTGCCCTTAGCCCTCTATGAAATAAGGAAAATGTATGTCGGTATAAATTTATAGTTGTCATTGTAGTTATTATTTTTAATTTATTTATAAATATGCCTGTAAGATTCGGTTTGTTATTCTTAGCTCATTCCGCCCAAATGAACTCATAAATGGATAACATTTCTCTATAAATTTTCTTTTCAGGTCTCGACTCAAAGAAAACATTTGAAATGATAAACAATTATATGCCTATCTCAAATACCCAAGCATCATGTGATGGTAATTCATCATATTTTACAGAACTGGTATCAATAATTAATTTTTCATTTACGTATTTCCAATCCAAATTTCTGCCGAGGCCCAACAGTTTTACTTTTGCCATTTTACCAGGATTCGTAATATTTAATTCGATTTCATCATCGTACCATTCAAAACTAATGGCGTAAATATTATCATTGTTTTGGGTATAGCACAAATGTGTTTTCATAGAACTGTAAACACCTTTTAAACCTTTTTTTGTTTTTCCTTTATTTTGAAAAAATGCCGTTGTCGGTACAATTTGCTTTTCTATTGATTTACTTTCCCAAAACAAACTTACCGAAGCATTTTGCTTCTTTTCTTGATATTTTATAGTAATCGGATATGCTACTCCTTCTTTCAAGTTTACTATTCCTTTCGTTGAAGCAGTGGTATTTGCATCCATAACTTCAGACTGCGTTCCAGATGCGGTATAATTTTGATCTATAATAAGTTTTCCATCTATATAGACTGCTACAGCATCATCAGCTTTGGTTTCAAAAGTGTATTTTCCTTTTTTTGGGGCGACAATATAACCACTCCACTCTATAGTGAAATTATCTTCTTTTATACCTTTCATAGGCGAATTACGCACCCAATTAAAATCTATATTTTCATCAAGACCTTCTATTTCTATTCTTTTTTCTTCTTCAGTTATTTGATAAGCTGTTGCTCCATAAATTGCACTACCATTAGTTTTTAACCAATCTCCCAACTGTACTAAACGCTCTTGTTGAATCATTGGAATTTGCCCATCAGCTTTTGGCCCTACATTTAAAATCATACCTCCTCCATTTGCAACGGCTTGAGCAAAACGTTCAATCAGTTCTTTTGATGTTCCATAGGCTTCCAAATCTTCATTCCGATTTAAACCAAATGATCTTCCTAAACCGCGAACCTCCGTCCAAGGACGATTAGTTTCTTTAATGCCTGAACTGTATTCTGGTGTTAAAAAACCGGTATCTAAACCATGCCCCCAACGGTTATTTACAATAGCATCATCTCCGACTAAATTATAGTACCAATTGATTAATTGAGGGGCATGCCATTGTTTTGCTGTATTATACCACTCACCATCTGAAAAAATTAAGGTAGGTTTGTAAGTACTTACTAATTCTTTAAACTGCGGAATCATATATTCATCCACATATTTACCAATACTATCATGTGGATCTGTGTACCAACGATGTAACGGATGATTCCATTCACTAAGTGAATAATACAAGCCCATTTTTAAATCGGTTTTTCGTACGGCTTCTGTCAATTCCCCCACAATATCACGTTTTGGTCCAACATCAACAGAATTCCAATTTCTGTTGTATTTACTCGGCCAAAGTGTATATCCATCATGGTGTTTTGAGACCAACATTACATATTTGGCTCCAGCCCTTTCAAAAAGCGAAGCCCATTCATCAGGATTGAATAGTTCAGCTTTAAAAAGTGGAGCAAAGTCTTTATAGGTAAAATTGGAACCATAAATATCTTCTACAAATTTCATCCTCTCTACTCCCTTAGTTTGCATTCCTCTCAAAAACCATTCAGAATACCCCTCTTTACTTGCATATGAGGGAACTGAATACAATCCCCAATGGATAAATATACCCAATTTAGCATCTTTAAACCATTGCGGATAAGGCCTCTCTGATAGAGCTTTTTTGGCTTCTTCGTAATTATCTTCTTGTGCACTTAATGCAAATCCAAAAAAGTAAATAGCAATTAAAAAAGTAAATTTGAATTTCATTATTTTATTGATTAAAATTTTTAATTTGAATTTCATTTTTAAAAGGATGACACTATTTTTTTAAATATGAACGTCCATTTTAAAAAGCATTTCTCCCATCAGAATTCAAGAAATTACATAATTTGTCTCTTTTCTTAAGTTTAACAATTCACATCTAATTATTACTCAGTCCACTTTACGCTTCCTTAAGTAGGAGAATGTGCTCCGTCATATTCATGACCTAAAACATCCGTAAGGATAAAAATAATATTAAGTTATTTCACTACAATTTCATCTATCCATATTTGTGAAGAGCTTCCACTTTTATGATGTCCTTCAGGTATTATCTCAAAACCGCTTGCCTTAAATTTTAACATTTTCACTTTAACAGGATCAAAAGATATAGTTGTACTTACCTTATTTCTTCCTTGTTCTGACGCCTCTTCTAATTGTTCTTTTTTAGCCAATAACGTATAGGTTTTTCCATCAACGGAGCCAAAAACTTCAATTTCTTTTGGTGGATAAATACCTGATATAGTAAATCTTAACCCATCAAATTGTATTTTTTTAACTTCAGTCTCTTTGCCTAAATTAATAGTCAATTCAACCTTATTAGAAAAATGATACCATGCTTTATCACCTTTTGAAAGAGCCCCGTAACTTAAATCCGTCATTTCTTTAATTTCCTTACCTTTTTCATTTAAAACGTTGGAATTTTTAGCTAAATGAACAGGGAATTTTTTAGAAGAAATATACCCAACGGCTTTTTCATTTTTAAATGCTCTTGCTTTTAATTCTGAATTTTCTGATATAGTTAAACCATTTTCATATTTAGGCGATTTATAAGATGGTTCTGTGCCGTCCAAGGTATAATGAATAGTTAACCCTTCCACTTCTGTTTTCATTGTTACTTCAATCTCTTTTCCATTTCCTTTATGATCTATCCAAGGACTAAAAGCACTTACAGCATACCGCACTTCTTGAGCGTCAAGCCTATCGAATTGCGTTAAAAGCCTGTTCGTAAAATCATTCCAATTTTTCTTTTCATGAGGTGTCCATGCCGTTTCAGCAATTGCGTAAACTCTAGGAAAAGTCATATAGGTAAGTTTACTCCAATCACTAATAGATTCTGTCCACAAATTCGCTTGAATTCCTTTTATTAATTTTCCTTCTTCCGTATTTAAGGTATCTGGAATAACCTTATAACTATAAGCTTTTGAAAGTAATAAACGTGAATATCCTAAATTAGGTTCTAAATCGTCATGACCTTGTTTTAAATCTATATAACAATAATTACTTGGCGTCATAATTACTTCATGACCTGCTTTTGCAGAAGCGATACCTCCTCTTTCTCCTCGCCAACTCATTACTGTAGCGTTAGGAGCCAAACCACCTTCCAAAATTTCATCCCAACCGATCATGATACGATTTCGAGAATTAATTATTTTTTCTATTCTTTTAATAAAGTAACTTTGTAATTCATGTTCATCTTTTAATTTCTCCTGCTTCATTCTTTGCTGAGCAAAAGGGTCTACTTTCCATTGCTCTTTATTACACTCATCACCACCAATGTGTACATACTTATAAGGAAACAAATCCATTATTTCATTTAACATTTTCTCCGCGAACTGAAACGTTTCTTCTTTTCCAGGGTTATACGTATTATTTTTAAAAACACCTCCAGTGGCAACATAAGGTAAAGCATTAACACAGCCAATTTCTGGATAAGCTGCAATGGTTGCTTGAGCATGGCCTGGCATATCAATTTCAGGAATAATTTCAATGTTTCGCTCTTTAGCATAAGCAATAATTTCTTTAACATCCTCTTGAGTATAAAAACCTCCATAGGTTGCCTTTTCACCAGGTTTTTGTGCAGGTCGGCCCCACCAATCAGATTTATTCTCGTCTGTATGATTGTAATCCATTCTCCAAGCCCCAATTTCCGTAAGTTTTGGATAACTCTTTATCTCTATTCTCCACCCTTGATCATCTGCTAAATGCCAATGAAATCTATTCAACTTGAGTTCACCCATAAAATCAATTACATCTTTTACCTGATCTTTTGAAAAGAAATGTCGAGAAACGTCAAGCATATAACCTCGCCAACCAAAAGCTGGGTAATCATCAATAGTTACAACTGGTATACCCCAACGAATACTTTTCTGTGATTTTTCATAAATAGCTATGGGTAATAATTGTTTTAAAGTTTGTAAAGCATAGTAAAACCCAGCATTTGTTGCTGCTTGTATAGTAATGCTATTTTTAGTTGCTTTTAAAGTATAACCTTCAGGCTTTATAGATACATTGGTGCTAAAATTAATATCACCTTGCCCTCCTATTTTGATTTCAGGTATCCAACCTGCAACTTTTTGAAATTGACTAAAAAATTTTGAAACTATAACATGCTGCTCTTCATTCTCAACCGTAATTATTGAAGTTGATTTAATTTCAAAATGCCCTTTACCATCCACTTGACTTATTGGTTTAGGAATTATATCAGCTCGTCCGATTTGTAGTTCATCTTCTTTTTTGTCACATGCATTTAACACCAACAAACAAAACACTAATCTTATAATAAATCTATACATAAATATCTACCGTTTATATTTTTAGTTATAACCTATTTTAATTAATTATAGCATTAAATATTAGAATCTGCTTTTATTATATTCTAAAAATCCTTACCTAAAAAGTATTCATTTAAAATGAAAAAAATCACCAAAGAATTTCAAGTAATAATCATTATTATTACTCCAAATTAAAAACAAGTAAAAATAGTATTATCGAGTATTTATAACAAATACTAAAGATTATAATACTAATACTTTTTTTGCTTTTAAATAGTTTAATTCGAATGAATCTTAACATATTGCGTAGGTGACATTTCTTTTATTTTTCTAAATTGTCTATTAAAATTGGAAATATTATTATAACCGCATTCATAGCAAATAGATGTTATGTTTTGTTTATTTTCAATTAACAATTTACAGGCAAACCCTATTCGTAATTCATTTAAATAAGCGGTAAATGTTTTTCTATGCATACGCTTAAAGAATCGACTAAATGAAGAATTATTCATTTTAACAGCGTTAGCAACATCTATTGAAGTAATAGGTTGATTAAAGTTGTTAAAAATAAATTCGTATGCCTTATCTAAAGTTCTATTTTCCGTTTTATTGAAAGTTTTAATATAACCTGAACTAACTAAATTTTCAGATTTTGAATTAGATAACTTATGAAGTATCTTAATGAAATTTATAATGCGAGTAAAAGGATCAACTGACTTTAGGCTTACAATATCTTCAATTAGTTCTTTCTTTACGTCAAAAAATTTAATCCCCTGTCCTGAATGATTTATCATTTGGAGAATTCTTTTCATTTCAAACATATTTAAAAAAATTTCTCCTAAAAAATATTTATTAAAATGAATTGCAATCGCTTCTGAAGATAATTCAGAATCTTCGTTAAAATAAACCTCATCGTTCAGCCATATATGGGGTATGTCTTCCCCAATTAAAACGACATCATTTTCTTTAAAATTAATAATACCATCACCAATAAAAAGTGTACCTGTACTTTTTAATATTAAAACTAGTTCTAATTCTGGATGATGATGCCATACTTTTAAAAAAAATGGATACTCATCATGAGCTATTGTGAAGGAACTATCATTTGTACTCGTTCTGTTTAATCGATGTAGTTTCAATTATTTGGTTTTGGGTTATGTAAAAATATACAAATGCGATTATAAAAATTTGATTTAGGCAAAAAAAATATCATTATCCATCTAATTATAGGTAGGGTTGAATCTAATTCAACATTATATTTGCGATGTAATTAAATGCGGACACCTCATCACGTTACTTTTTTAAATATATTTGAGTTCAAATTCAAATATGTTTTTTTTTGAATCGACCTTTTTAATTTTACCTATAATCAAAATTTGACAAATACACTGTTTAAATTAACACAACCAATTAACACAATATGAAAAATATTATTTTTCCATTATTACTATTAACATCACTTATT
The nucleotide sequence above comes from Aureibaculum algae. Encoded proteins:
- a CDS encoding alpha-L-fucosidase — protein: MTTINLYRHTFSLFHRGLRAVFFIYMFLLLISCTQNKVEIDSLVMPVSNTIKIDGDDTNDSILLKAAHIIPTPNQYEALKNEFIAFIHFGPNTFTRMEWGNGMEDPKIFNLQKLNTDQWCKTMAAAQMKMVIITVKHHDGFVLWQSRYTKHGIMSTPFKNGKGDILKELSASCKKYGLKLGVYLSPADLFQIENKDGLYGNLSEYSERTIPRAVEGRPFKNKTTFKFKVDDYNEYFLNQLFELLTEYGSIDEVWFDGAHPKRKGGQTYNYMAWKQLITTLAPKAVIYGKQDIRWCGNEAGGTRDSEFNVMPYAENPQEMNSFADITGEDIASKEKLYEAKYLHYQQAETNTSIREGWFYRDDDKQKVRSVDDVFDIFERSVGGNSTFLLNIPPNRDGKFSDEDVKVLNEVGKRIQETYGKNLFEKATGSNNVLDEDLSSFEVLDSVNNEIIITIKDPIKINRIVLQEAIATHGERVEKHALDAWIDNAWKEILTATNIGYKRILRFPEVNSNKFRIRILESRFYPAISNVTAHYYKPKPPQLAITRDINGFVSIHPKRHDFGWKPHGENASENINSGIKMRYTTDGNEPTSDSEIYIEPFLLESGEVKAKAEANDEKGSLTMQLFGIVKKDWKVIGEDNSSGKHSSKYAIDENSKTYWQSGPKNDLNFISIDLGKAQNIKGFIYTPQKEHNEGMIEKGVLKSSKDGKTWQLIDEFEFGNLINDPTPRTHYFKEAITTKYIRIESKVIAGGGKTAAISEIDLLQ
- a CDS encoding family 20 glycosylhydrolase, with amino-acid sequence MYRFIIRLVFCLLVLNACDKKEDELQIGRADIIPKPISQVDGKGHFEIKSTSIITVENEEQHVIVSKFFSQFQKVAGWIPEIKIGGQGDINFSTNVSIKPEGYTLKATKNSITIQAATNAGFYYALQTLKQLLPIAIYEKSQKSIRWGIPVVTIDDYPAFGWRGYMLDVSRHFFSKDQVKDVIDFMGELKLNRFHWHLADDQGWRIEIKSYPKLTEIGAWRMDYNHTDENKSDWWGRPAQKPGEKATYGGFYTQEDVKEIIAYAKERNIEIIPEIDMPGHAQATIAAYPEIGCVNALPYVATGGVFKNNTYNPGKEETFQFAEKMLNEIMDLFPYKYVHIGGDECNKEQWKVDPFAQQRMKQEKLKDEHELQSYFIKRIEKIINSRNRIMIGWDEILEGGLAPNATVMSWRGERGGIASAKAGHEVIMTPSNYCYIDLKQGHDDLEPNLGYSRLLLSKAYSYKVIPDTLNTEEGKLIKGIQANLWTESISDWSKLTYMTFPRVYAIAETAWTPHEKKNWNDFTNRLLTQFDRLDAQEVRYAVSAFSPWIDHKGNGKEIEVTMKTEVEGLTIHYTLDGTEPSYKSPKYENGLTISENSELKARAFKNEKAVGYISSKKFPVHLAKNSNVLNEKGKEIKEMTDLSYGALSKGDKAWYHFSNKVELTINLGKETEVKKIQFDGLRFTISGIYPPKEIEVFGSVDGKTYTLLAKKEQLEEASEQGRNKVSTTISFDPVKVKMLKFKASGFEIIPEGHHKSGSSSQIWIDEIVVK
- a CDS encoding AraC family transcriptional regulator, which encodes MKLHRLNRTSTNDSSFTIAHDEYPFFLKVWHHHPELELVLILKSTGTLFIGDGIINFKENDVVLIGEDIPHIWLNDEVYFNEDSELSSEAIAIHFNKYFLGEIFLNMFEMKRILQMINHSGQGIKFFDVKKELIEDIVSLKSVDPFTRIINFIKILHKLSNSKSENLVSSGYIKTFNKTENRTLDKAYEFIFNNFNQPITSIDVANAVKMNNSSFSRFFKRMHRKTFTAYLNELRIGFACKLLIENKQNITSICYECGYNNISNFNRQFRKIKEMSPTQYVKIHSN
- a CDS encoding alpha-L-fucosidase; protein product: MKFKFTFLIAIYFFGFALSAQEDNYEEAKKALSERPYPQWFKDAKLGIFIHWGLYSVPSYASKEGYSEWFLRGMQTKGVERMKFVEDIYGSNFTYKDFAPLFKAELFNPDEWASLFERAGAKYVMLVSKHHDGYTLWPSKYNRNWNSVDVGPKRDIVGELTEAVRKTDLKMGLYYSLSEWNHPLHRWYTDPHDSIGKYVDEYMIPQFKELVSTYKPTLIFSDGEWYNTAKQWHAPQLINWYYNLVGDDAIVNNRWGHGLDTGFLTPEYSSGIKETNRPWTEVRGLGRSFGLNRNEDLEAYGTSKELIERFAQAVANGGGMILNVGPKADGQIPMIQQERLVQLGDWLKTNGSAIYGATAYQITEEEKRIEIEGLDENIDFNWVRNSPMKGIKEDNFTIEWSGYIVAPKKGKYTFETKADDAVAVYIDGKLIIDQNYTASGTQSEVMDANTTASTKGIVNLKEGVAYPITIKYQEKKQNASVSLFWESKSIEKQIVPTTAFFQNKGKTKKGLKGVYSSMKTHLCYTQNNDNIYAISFEWYDDEIELNITNPGKMAKVKLLGLGRNLDWKYVNEKLIIDTSSVKYDELPSHDAWVFEIGI